The Stygiolobus azoricus genome window below encodes:
- a CDS encoding metal-dependent hydrolase family protein, with protein MIALVGKIFDGEKIIDKGTVLIEGSSIIKVTEDIEIPQGAQVIKGDFIMPGMIDAHMHFFGVEDDNVLAWNLVNEIDVAIRSTRDMEKLLRSGFTAVRDLGSKVAVRLSYLQAKGEIIGPTVIASGYSLAITGGNDDPKDLPLDIAQKLSYSFYCDSPYECRKAVRKVIRQGAGVVKVYASGAFSQGGRILPGFSLDELKAIVDEAHRAGLKVASHAYGKEAIMNSILAGVDTIEHGLGIDEEVAEMMKEKEICYVPTLSTYEIPFGLPNPYRENLIKRHFNEDMRIAVNHGLLIAAGTDYVGSKKRPHGGNYREAVLLAKYMSNLEALKTITSNAAKCLGLNSGYLREGYRGDVIVLKGDPLNNIEDLSPSNVLYVIKDGKIFRGYGLYQD; from the coding sequence GCTCAAGTAATAAAAGGAGATTTTATAATGCCAGGGATGATTGATGCGCATATGCATTTTTTCGGAGTCGAAGATGACAATGTTTTAGCCTGGAATTTAGTTAACGAAATTGACGTGGCAATAAGAAGTACACGAGATATGGAAAAGTTACTACGTTCTGGCTTTACAGCCGTTAGAGATTTAGGCAGTAAAGTAGCAGTTAGGCTTTCTTATCTTCAAGCTAAGGGTGAAATTATAGGTCCTACCGTAATAGCTTCGGGATATTCATTAGCAATAACTGGTGGAAACGACGATCCAAAAGACTTACCATTGGATATTGCACAAAAACTCTCCTATTCTTTCTACTGCGATTCTCCATATGAGTGTAGGAAAGCTGTTAGAAAAGTCATCAGGCAAGGTGCAGGAGTAGTTAAAGTTTATGCCTCTGGTGCTTTCTCTCAAGGTGGAAGGATTCTGCCTGGATTCTCACTTGATGAGCTAAAAGCTATAGTGGATGAAGCCCATAGGGCTGGACTAAAGGTAGCCTCTCATGCTTACGGAAAAGAAGCCATAATGAATTCAATTCTAGCTGGAGTTGATACTATAGAGCATGGATTGGGAATTGATGAGGAAGTTGCTGAAATGATGAAGGAAAAGGAAATATGTTACGTTCCCACATTATCTACATACGAAATTCCTTTTGGTTTGCCTAATCCTTACAGAGAGAATTTAATTAAAAGACACTTCAATGAGGACATGAGAATAGCAGTAAATCATGGTTTATTAATAGCAGCTGGAACTGATTACGTGGGTTCGAAAAAGAGACCTCATGGGGGAAATTATAGGGAAGCTGTGTTATTGGCAAAATATATGAGTAATCTGGAAGCTCTTAAGACTATTACCTCAAACGCCGCTAAGTGCTTAGGGCTTAACTCTGGTTATTTGAGAGAAGGATACAGAGGTGATGTTATTGTATTAAAGGGTGATCCTTTAAACAATATTGAGGATTTATCCCCTTCTAACGTTCTTTACGTGATAAAAGATGGTAAGATATTTAGAGGTTATGGTTTATATCAAGATTGA